The sequence AAGGAATTTTTTTGATCGGCTTTCCTTTACCCTATAGTTTTTATCGTTTCGTCCAATCACTAGCTGTTTTAAGGTAAGGATGATCTTTCTCTTCGATCTGATATGGTTAAATGGATTCGAGTTCAACTCAGATTCAGGAATCACTATGCGGACGATCGCGCAGATTAACGACAAGATCAAAGCTCAAAAAGCCGTGGTCTGGACGGTGGAAGAGTTAAAAGCCCAAGTGGCGGAAAAAGGGGTCACTCAAGTGACAAAAGAAGTGGATGTGGTGACAACCGGAACTTTTGAACCGATGGAATCATCCGGCGCAATGATTAATTTGGGACATACTGATCCACCGATTAATATTCGACAATGTTGGCTGGATAGTGTTCCCGCTTATACGGGCTTAGGGGCGGTTGATCTTTATCTGGGGGCGACGGCAAGTCCAGATTATAGTAGTTCTGGAGAAACTAGTGAGCTAGAAACTCGGCTGGGAGTCTCTCATCGCGATCGCGGAGGCGGTCATGTCATCCAAGATTTAATTGCGGGTCAGCCAGTGCAACTGAAAGCCATTGGACAGGTGAGTGATTGTTATCCCCGAGCATCTTTTCAAACCACAGTGACTCGGGAGACGATTAATCAGTTTTACTTATATAATCCGCGCAATGTTTATCAAAATTTCATTGTTGGGGTTAATGCTGGGGAAAGAGTTCTCTATACTTATTTGGGGCCACTACATCCTAACTTAGGGAATGCGGTCTATTCTTCTCCTGGCGCGATCGCGCCCTTATTTAACGA comes from Halothece sp. PCC 7418 and encodes:
- a CDS encoding homocysteine biosynthesis protein → MRTIAQINDKIKAQKAVVWTVEELKAQVAEKGVTQVTKEVDVVTTGTFEPMESSGAMINLGHTDPPINIRQCWLDSVPAYTGLGAVDLYLGATASPDYSSSGETSELETRLGVSHRDRGGGHVIQDLIAGQPVQLKAIGQVSDCYPRASFQTTVTRETINQFYLYNPRNVYQNFIVGVNAGERVLYTYLGPLHPNLGNAVYSSPGAIAPLFNDPQLHLIGIGTRIFLGGGLGYISAEGTQHFPKQRRLSNETPIGPAATLTLVGDAKAMNPRWVRGCYFRNYGPSLMLGVGIPLPMLNEEAVAHCAIKDEEIVAPVVDFSIPRRVRPTFGLVTYQQLKSGTIKIEGETVRTAPLASIARSREIAELLKHQILEGRFLLSEPVAPLPMDRAFLPQDRWGSQFALE